One stretch of Clavelina lepadiformis chromosome 6, kaClaLepa1.1, whole genome shotgun sequence DNA includes these proteins:
- the LOC143462605 gene encoding glia maturation factor gamma-like, giving the protein MAAVSMETNNMCDVDPAVAEKMKKLRFSKKKTSAAIIVKIDVKEKRIVIDEELEDISIEELQEELPERNPRYVMYSYEQKYDDGRVTYPLCLIYFCPEGCKSEVSMLYAGSKMSVVNISGATKVFEIREKEMLTEDWLQEKVKFFR; this is encoded by the exons ATGGCAGCAGTTAGTATG GAAACAAATAACATGTGTGATGTTGATCCTGCCGTTGCtgagaaaatgaagaaacTAAGATTTAGCAAGAAGAAAACCTCTGCCGCAATTATTG ttaaaattgATGTTAAAGAAAAGAGAATTGTGATCGACGAAGAATTGGAGGATATTTCAATTGAAGAACTCCAAGAAGAACTTCCTGAAAGAAACCCAAG ATATGTGATGTACAGTTACGAGCAGAAATATGATGATGGCAGAGTAACTTATCCACTTTGCCTTATTTATTTCTGTCCTGAAGGCTGCAAATCTGAAGTAAGCATGCTCTACGCCGGATCAAAAATGAGCGTTGTTAACATCTCAGGTGCAACTAAG GTTTTCGAAATTCGAGAAAAAGAAATGCTGACTGAAGACTGGCTGCAAGAAAAGGTCAAATTTTTCCGATAA
- the LOC143462413 gene encoding plasmolipin-like isoform X1, with amino-acid sequence MKDVQQSPVAFLRSQRKFAMDEKTPTVAASYGSQAVSFNKDYLLSAPGVMKLGELIFGLLCWALVAAVYLNPFINTPAYQFVLFVSVTSWILTTALFIVGVLGLNNSKFSTAPWGIIEFSFNASWGLLYFVASCVAAAYSGQRPHLIVATVFAFLTTNLYITDASFAYKQWKGAFPWQQAGTQTNVSA; translated from the exons ATGAAGGATGTGCAGCAAAGTCCGGTTGCGTTTTTAAGAAGTCAGAGAAA ATTTGCCATGGACGAGAAAACACCAACTGTGGCCGCTTCTTACGGCAGTCAGGCAGTTTCTTTCAACAAAGACTATCTTTTATCTGCACCCGGGGTTATGAAACTGGGTGAACTTATCTTCGGCCTACTCTGCTGGGCTCTGGTTGCTGCGGTTTATTTGAACCCGTTCATCAACACTCCTGCCTACCAGTTCGTACTCTTCGTGTCAGTCACGTCGTGGATCTTAACTAC AGCTCTCTTTATTGTCGGGGTCCTTGGTCTAAACAACTCGAAATTCTCTACCGCGCCCTGGGGTATTATCGAGTTCTCCTTCAACGCATCCTGGGGACTTTTGTACTTCGTGGCGTCCTGTGTGGCGGCCGCATACTCAGGTCAGAGGCCACATTTGATCGTCGCCACCGTTTTCGCTTTTTTAACCACCAACCTTTACATCACGGACGCAAGCTTCGCCTACAAGCAATGGAAGGGGGCGTTCCCATGGCAACAGGCGGGAACGCAGACAAACGTCAGCGCTTGA
- the LOC143462413 gene encoding plasmolipin-like isoform X2: MDEKTPTVAASYGSQAVSFNKDYLLSAPGVMKLGELIFGLLCWALVAAVYLNPFINTPAYQFVLFVSVTSWILTTALFIVGVLGLNNSKFSTAPWGIIEFSFNASWGLLYFVASCVAAAYSGQRPHLIVATVFAFLTTNLYITDASFAYKQWKGAFPWQQAGTQTNVSA, from the exons ATGGACGAGAAAACACCAACTGTGGCCGCTTCTTACGGCAGTCAGGCAGTTTCTTTCAACAAAGACTATCTTTTATCTGCACCCGGGGTTATGAAACTGGGTGAACTTATCTTCGGCCTACTCTGCTGGGCTCTGGTTGCTGCGGTTTATTTGAACCCGTTCATCAACACTCCTGCCTACCAGTTCGTACTCTTCGTGTCAGTCACGTCGTGGATCTTAACTAC AGCTCTCTTTATTGTCGGGGTCCTTGGTCTAAACAACTCGAAATTCTCTACCGCGCCCTGGGGTATTATCGAGTTCTCCTTCAACGCATCCTGGGGACTTTTGTACTTCGTGGCGTCCTGTGTGGCGGCCGCATACTCAGGTCAGAGGCCACATTTGATCGTCGCCACCGTTTTCGCTTTTTTAACCACCAACCTTTACATCACGGACGCAAGCTTCGCCTACAAGCAATGGAAGGGGGCGTTCCCATGGCAACAGGCGGGAACGCAGACAAACGTCAGCGCTTGA
- the LOC143462414 gene encoding uncharacterized protein LOC143462414: MGDSSETGSVATTTTAILFRPGYFCTLSGFLKLEELVSGIFCWVLVASTPGLSGPLVYVAIMGVVVWFLTLCSALFYLFAVYETSWSKAPWLAIEIFFSIFFALSYISILVVEIVFGNFATQLLTASTTFACVTTAIYLFHIFHPSTPRHIKSGTRVVSFKTG; this comes from the exons ATGGGAGACAGCTCAGAAACCGGCTCAGTTGCCACGACAACGACCGCCATCTTGTTCCGGCCCGGTTACTTCTGCACACTCTCAGGCTTCCTTAAGCTTGAGGAATTGGTCAGCGGAATATTCTGCTGGGTGCTGGTGGCCAGTACGCCAGGGTTAAGCGGTCCTCTCGTCTACGTCGCGATAATGGGAGTTGTTGTTTGGTTTCTAACCCT GTGCTCTGCCCTTTTCTATTTATTCGCCGTTTATGAGACGTCATGGTCCAAGGCGCCTTGGTTGGCCATAGAAATctttttcagtatttttttCGCGCTTTCCTACATTTCCATCCTGGTTGTCGAAATTGTGTTCGGGAACTTCGCCACTCAACTGCTCACCGCGTCGACGACTTTTGCTTGCGTCACAACCGCGATTTAtctatttcatatttttcatcCGTCGACGCCACGTCATATAAAAAGTGGGACAAGAGTGGTCAGTTTCAAAACTGGGTAA
- the LOC143462606 gene encoding protein cornichon homolog 1-like: MAFTFAAFCYIVALVLTAFLIFFAIWQIIAFDELKTDYKNPIDQCNSLNPLVLPEYGIHLFYNLLFISAFEWLTVFLNLPLILYNIYRYSKRPVMSGPGLYDPTTIMNADMLSYCMKEGWFKLAFYLISFFYYLYRMIYVLVTY, translated from the exons ATGGCTTTTACATTTGCTGCATTTTGCTACATCGTTGCACTTGTGCTCACGGCATTTCTCATCTTTTTCGCCATCTGGCAG ATAATTGCATTTGATGAGTTGAAAACTGACTACAAGAATCCAATTGACCAATGCAACAGTTTGAATCCT CTTGTTTTGCCTGAATACGGAATTCATCTTTTTTACAACTTGCTTTTTATTTCTGCATTTGAATGGTTAACTGTCTTTCTCAATCTGCCATTGATTTTGTACAATATTTACAG ATACAGCAAACGGCCCGTCATGAGTGGACCCGGCTTATACGACCCGACCACAATAATGAACGCTGATATGCTCTCCTATTGCATGAAAGAAGGATGGTTCAAGCTTGCTTTTTATCTCATCTCCTTCTTCTACTACCTGTACAG GATGATCTATGTCTTGGTAACTTACTAA